The following are encoded in a window of Paraburkholderia hospita genomic DNA:
- a CDS encoding cytochrome b — MNTSTTSRTASRDGIETLSTPAHASRYTRTAMILHWLIAVLIIVNVVLGLSADALPDDWVRPVIDVHKSIGITVLGLALLRLLWRVSHRPPPLPREFPSWERMAAHVAHFLLYFVMIALPLSGWMHDSAWKAAATHPMHLFGVIPFPRIGFIMNLDPAVKEPLHDRFGALHTYLGYALYALLAMHIGGALKHELFDRHSVIKRMVP, encoded by the coding sequence ATGAACACTTCGACAACTTCCCGCACGGCCTCGCGCGACGGCATCGAGACGCTTTCCACGCCAGCGCACGCGTCCCGCTACACACGCACCGCGATGATCCTGCATTGGCTGATTGCCGTGCTCATCATCGTGAACGTGGTGCTCGGGCTTTCCGCCGATGCGCTGCCGGATGACTGGGTGCGCCCCGTCATCGACGTGCACAAGTCGATCGGCATCACGGTGCTCGGCCTCGCGCTGCTGCGCCTGCTGTGGCGTGTGTCGCACCGGCCGCCGCCGTTGCCGCGCGAGTTTCCGTCGTGGGAGCGGATGGCCGCGCACGTCGCGCACTTCCTGCTGTATTTCGTGATGATCGCGCTGCCGCTGTCGGGCTGGATGCACGACTCCGCGTGGAAGGCGGCGGCAACGCATCCGATGCATCTGTTCGGCGTGATCCCGTTTCCGCGCATCGGCTTCATCATGAATCTCGACCCCGCCGTGAAAGAGCCGCTGCACGACAGATTCGGCGCGCTGCACACGTACCTCGGCTATGCGCTGTATGCGTTGCTTGCGATGCATATCGGCGGCGCGCTCAAGCATGAGCTGTTCGACCGTCATTCCGTCATCAAACGGATGGTGCCGTGA
- a CDS encoding glycosyltransferase family 2 protein — MDIDVIEDATLTNHSLSDEPTVVAGERPRPSLREALAAASPRINPRKGTWQSAVIHGSVTALWLLLFARAFFLHGALAWSTGIAYVLYDTLLLVFVTVKTWPLIRRSLPAHRSKDGGKLPSMGVIVAAHNEAGVLPVTLAALLRQMHGPAQIVIADDGSTDGTRELLTSRFGLTEPALGVLSAASSRFPNLHWLRVPHGGKALALNAAIDVMTTDTVMTVDADTLLADDATLAMRASFAQSPKLVAATGILVPVCNRTASGRVFQWFQTYEYMRNFIARFAWMRADSLLLVSGAFASFRRDALVAVGGFDAQCLVEDYELIHRLRRYSVDHDLGWDVRVVGDAHAQTEAPATLGAFLRQRRRWFAGFLQTQYWNRDMTGNARYGTLGRLMLPVKAFDTMQPVYGLTAFALLLGFVVGGHGLIVVSIFSVIGLKTAIDLAFYLWSIHLYRRWTGLTSGTSLPMAVVAAIAEPFTFQLLRHTGAVLGWLQFLRGGKTWGKQHRSGLVGATQTTR, encoded by the coding sequence ATGGATATCGATGTGATCGAAGACGCGACGCTGACGAACCACAGCCTGTCCGACGAGCCCACGGTTGTAGCGGGCGAGCGTCCAAGGCCGTCGCTACGCGAAGCGCTCGCCGCCGCGTCGCCGCGCATCAACCCGCGCAAGGGCACCTGGCAGAGCGCCGTGATTCACGGCAGCGTGACCGCCTTGTGGCTGCTGCTGTTCGCGCGCGCGTTCTTTCTGCATGGCGCGCTCGCGTGGTCGACGGGGATCGCTTACGTGCTGTACGACACGCTGCTGCTCGTGTTCGTCACCGTCAAGACCTGGCCGCTGATCCGCCGCTCGTTGCCTGCGCACCGGTCGAAAGATGGCGGGAAACTGCCCTCCATGGGTGTCATCGTCGCCGCGCACAACGAGGCAGGCGTGCTGCCCGTGACGCTCGCCGCGCTGCTGCGGCAGATGCACGGCCCGGCGCAGATCGTGATCGCCGACGACGGCTCGACGGACGGCACGCGCGAACTGCTGACCAGCCGCTTCGGTCTGACGGAGCCCGCGTTGGGCGTATTGAGCGCGGCTAGCAGCCGCTTCCCGAATCTGCACTGGCTGCGCGTGCCGCATGGCGGCAAGGCGCTGGCGCTGAACGCCGCGATCGACGTGATGACGACGGACACCGTGATGACCGTCGACGCCGACACGTTGCTCGCCGACGACGCCACGCTCGCCATGCGTGCATCCTTCGCGCAGTCGCCGAAGCTGGTCGCGGCGACGGGCATTCTCGTGCCCGTCTGCAACCGGACGGCGAGCGGGCGCGTGTTCCAGTGGTTCCAGACTTACGAATACATGCGCAACTTCATCGCGCGCTTCGCATGGATGCGGGCCGACAGCCTGTTGCTGGTATCGGGCGCCTTTGCGTCGTTCCGGCGCGACGCGCTCGTCGCCGTCGGCGGCTTCGATGCGCAATGCCTCGTCGAAGATTACGAACTGATTCACCGGCTGCGGCGTTATTCCGTCGATCACGACCTCGGCTGGGACGTGCGCGTAGTCGGCGACGCGCACGCGCAGACGGAAGCGCCCGCGACGCTCGGTGCGTTCCTGCGCCAGCGCCGCCGCTGGTTCGCGGGCTTCCTGCAAACGCAGTACTGGAACCGCGACATGACGGGCAATGCGCGTTACGGCACGCTCGGCCGGCTGATGTTGCCCGTGAAGGCCTTCGACACGATGCAGCCCGTCTACGGCCTGACCGCGTTCGCGTTGCTGCTCGGCTTCGTGGTCGGCGGACATGGGTTGATCGTCGTCTCGATCTTCAGCGTGATCGGGCTGAAGACGGCGATCGACCTCGCGTTCTATCTGTGGAGCATCCATCTGTACCGCCGCTGGACGGGGCTGACGAGCGGCACGAGCCTGCCGATGGCTGTCGTCGCCGCGATCGCCGAGCCGTTCACGTTCCAGTTGCTGCGGCATACGGGCGCGGTGCTCGGCTGGCTGCAATTTCTACGCGGTGGCAAGACGTGGGGCAAGCAGCATCGGTCGGGTCTCGTGGGCGCGACGCAGACTACGCGTTGA
- a CDS encoding SRPBCC family protein, whose protein sequence is MNQNEPLGVFDGTQVVRFERLLPGPIERVWAYLTESDKRTQWLASGAMPTQPGGDFMMRFDHSLLSASPEIPPEPYRQYAGGHDSLHRLLRFEPPHVLAFTWGSIQDNLSEVTFELSEAGDQVKLVLTHRNLSGRDEQLDVGPGWHSHLDVLRERLNGTAPASFWTMFERIKARYDAL, encoded by the coding sequence ATGAACCAGAACGAACCACTCGGCGTTTTCGACGGCACACAGGTCGTGCGCTTCGAACGTCTGCTGCCTGGCCCGATCGAGCGCGTGTGGGCGTATCTGACCGAGTCCGACAAACGCACCCAGTGGCTCGCATCGGGCGCGATGCCGACGCAGCCCGGCGGCGACTTCATGATGCGTTTCGATCACTCGCTGTTGTCGGCGTCGCCTGAGATTCCGCCCGAGCCGTATCGGCAGTACGCGGGCGGACATGATTCGCTGCATCGGCTGTTGCGCTTCGAGCCTCCGCATGTGCTCGCGTTCACATGGGGCAGCATTCAGGACAATCTGTCGGAAGTGACCTTCGAGTTGTCGGAGGCGGGCGATCAGGTGAAGCTCGTGCTCACGCATCGCAACCTGTCCGGCCGCGACGAGCAACTCGATGTCGGTCCGGGCTGGCACAGTCATCTCGACGTGCTGCGCGAGCGTCTGAACGGCACTGCGCCCGCGTCGTTCTGGACGATGTTCGAGAGAATCAAGGCGCGCTACGACGCGCTCTGA
- a CDS encoding ArsR/SmtB family transcription factor produces MNESALDGVFRALSDPTRRAMLAQLATGERSIGELAAPFAMSFAAASKHVKVLEGAGLIQRRVQGRSHICRIDPAPLAAADAWLRFYEHFWSSRLDALEDLLSNPDGGSR; encoded by the coding sequence ATGAACGAGTCCGCTCTCGACGGCGTGTTTCGCGCGCTGTCCGATCCCACCCGGCGCGCGATGCTTGCGCAGCTCGCCACCGGCGAACGCAGCATCGGCGAACTGGCTGCGCCGTTCGCGATGTCGTTCGCGGCGGCGTCGAAGCACGTCAAGGTGCTCGAAGGCGCGGGGCTGATCCAGCGCCGGGTGCAAGGGCGCTCGCATATTTGCCGGATCGACCCGGCTCCCCTCGCTGCCGCCGACGCGTGGCTGCGTTTCTACGAACACTTCTGGAGCAGCCGGCTCGACGCGCTCGAAGACCTGCTGAGCAATCCCGATGGAGGGTCACGATGA
- the pdxR gene encoding MocR-like pyridoxine biosynthesis transcription factor PdxR, translating to MDYGLLMSRFASQAAGRRLTQQTLLYESLRHAILNGDIRHGSQLVPTRALAEQLGIARNSVLYAYERLAEEGFIAASRHGSVVSCVALPSANAEDANLAPVSRLSRRVASLPHDRAARGMRSPFQAGVPALDEFPVAQWRASMERAWRAVDARDLGYGYHAGHPSLRRAVAEYVRVSRGVRCSADQVFITSGTHTSLDLCARMLADPGDTAWLENPGYQGARIAFQAAGLNIVPIPVDAAGLAPTEAHWQRTPPRLVYITPSHQYPLGSVLSLERRWSIIDNIVERGAWIIEDDYDSELRHSGPPLPSVQGLRDAAPVVYLGTFSKTMFPALRIGFMIVPASLAPEIGGVIGEMSRQGRIADQVALADFIESGKYARHLRRMRRIYQQRREAMVSAIYTHMHDLVTVSSDGSGMHLTMRLDAPLQDRDVSAALREQGMSVSPLSTYCHQGEDAERYNGFMLGYAGVRPEKADRLVAELGAAIRTLMRDK from the coding sequence TTGGACTACGGGCTGTTGATGTCGCGCTTCGCGAGCCAGGCGGCGGGCCGCAGGCTCACGCAGCAAACGCTGCTTTACGAAAGCCTGCGTCACGCCATCCTGAACGGCGACATTCGTCACGGCAGCCAGCTCGTGCCGACACGTGCGCTCGCCGAGCAACTCGGCATCGCGCGCAACTCAGTGCTGTATGCATACGAACGGCTTGCTGAAGAAGGCTTCATCGCGGCGAGCCGTCACGGGTCGGTCGTCAGTTGCGTCGCGCTGCCTTCGGCGAATGCGGAAGACGCCAACCTCGCGCCCGTCAGCCGTCTGTCGCGGCGCGTCGCCAGTCTGCCGCACGATCGCGCCGCGCGCGGCATGCGTTCGCCGTTTCAGGCGGGCGTGCCCGCGCTCGATGAATTTCCCGTTGCGCAATGGCGAGCGTCGATGGAGCGCGCATGGCGAGCCGTCGATGCTCGCGACCTCGGCTACGGCTATCACGCGGGTCATCCGTCGCTGCGGCGCGCGGTGGCCGAGTATGTGCGCGTGTCGCGCGGCGTGCGCTGCTCGGCCGATCAGGTGTTCATCACATCGGGCACGCATACGAGCCTCGACCTGTGCGCGCGCATGCTCGCCGATCCCGGCGATACCGCATGGCTCGAAAACCCAGGCTATCAGGGCGCGAGGATCGCGTTCCAGGCGGCGGGCCTGAACATCGTGCCGATTCCCGTCGACGCCGCCGGACTCGCGCCCACGGAAGCACACTGGCAGCGGACGCCGCCGCGCCTCGTCTACATCACGCCGTCGCATCAATATCCGCTTGGCAGCGTGCTGAGCCTGGAGCGGCGCTGGTCGATCATCGACAATATCGTCGAGCGCGGCGCGTGGATCATCGAGGACGACTACGACAGCGAACTGCGCCACAGCGGTCCGCCGCTGCCATCGGTTCAGGGCCTGCGCGATGCGGCGCCCGTCGTCTATCTCGGCACCTTCAGCAAGACGATGTTTCCGGCGCTGCGCATCGGTTTCATGATCGTGCCGGCCAGCCTCGCGCCGGAGATCGGCGGCGTGATTGGCGAAATGTCGCGGCAAGGGCGTATCGCGGATCAGGTCGCGCTCGCGGATTTCATCGAAAGCGGCAAGTACGCGCGCCATTTGCGACGTATGCGCCGCATCTACCAGCAGCGGCGCGAAGCGATGGTGAGCGCGATTTATACGCACATGCACGATCTCGTGACGGTTTCATCGGATGGCAGCGGCATGCATCTGACGATGCGGCTCGATGCGCCGCTGCAGGATCGTGATGTAAGCGCCGCGTTGCGCGAGCAAGGCATGTCGGTTTCGCCGTTGAGCACGTACTGCCATCAAGGCGAGGACGCCGAACGCTACAACGGTTTCATGCTCGGCTACGCGGGCGTACGCCCCGAGAAGGCCGACCGGCTCGTTGCCGAACTCGGCGCGGCGATTCGCACGTTGATGCGAGACAAATAA
- a CDS encoding SRPBCC family protein: protein MSEDGDATPPIADLQIVSTRVFDFPRNLVFRAWTEPVHLAHWWGPKGFTNSFHEFDLRPGGNWRFAMHGPDGVDYKNHSVFVEIVAPERIVFDHVSGPHYRVTATFDALSDEQTRITFRMVFETPAVCAQAKTFAVKANEENFDRLQKELKRMV, encoded by the coding sequence ATGTCCGAGGATGGCGACGCAACTCCGCCGATCGCGGATCTGCAAATCGTATCGACGCGCGTGTTCGATTTTCCGCGCAATCTCGTGTTCAGGGCCTGGACGGAGCCGGTCCATCTCGCGCACTGGTGGGGGCCAAAGGGCTTCACGAATTCCTTCCACGAATTCGATCTGCGTCCGGGCGGCAACTGGCGCTTCGCGATGCACGGGCCGGATGGCGTCGACTACAAGAATCACAGCGTATTCGTCGAGATCGTCGCGCCCGAACGTATCGTGTTCGATCATGTGTCGGGGCCGCACTATCGCGTCACGGCTACCTTCGATGCGCTGAGCGACGAACAGACGCGCATCACGTTTCGCATGGTCTTCGAGACGCCTGCAGTGTGCGCGCAGGCGAAGACGTTTGCCGTCAAGGCCAACGAAGAGAACTTCGACCGTCTGCAGAAAGAGTTGAAACGGATGGTTTGA
- a CDS encoding alpha/beta fold hydrolase has translation MFRSILTRLALLTAFAFAQTLPAAHAADASTDPTEHAADFIAHDFHFSDGTIFPDLRIHYVTLGTPQRDAHGEITNAVLLLHGTTGTGKAFLTPLMRKELFAAGEPLDTQRYFIVIPDGLGRGGSSKPSDGLRTKFPHYGYGDVVEANHRLLVEGLKVRHLKLVLGTSMGGMQTWMWGERYPGMADALMPIASQPIAMAGRNWLWRQMIVGAIRSDPGWQDGSYTTPPTQWTRVMPVFTLITGNAARMQEQAPDRATATRMTESIVADAAKTDPNDVLYWFESSWDYNPEPDLGAIRGRLFAVNFADDLINATDLNVMQRLIGKVPQGRYVEMPETAQSYGHQTLAHPEVWKPYLIQLMNGG, from the coding sequence GTGTTTCGTTCGATTCTCACTCGCCTTGCATTACTGACGGCTTTCGCATTCGCGCAGACCTTGCCTGCTGCCCACGCCGCCGACGCTTCTACCGATCCCACCGAACATGCCGCCGACTTCATCGCGCATGACTTCCATTTTTCCGACGGCACGATCTTTCCCGACCTGCGCATCCATTACGTGACGCTCGGCACGCCGCAGCGCGACGCGCACGGCGAGATCACGAACGCCGTGCTGTTGCTGCATGGCACGACGGGCACGGGCAAGGCGTTTCTCACGCCGCTGATGCGCAAGGAACTGTTCGCCGCCGGCGAGCCGCTCGACACCCAGCGCTACTTCATCGTGATTCCCGACGGCCTCGGGCGCGGCGGCTCGTCCAAACCGAGCGACGGCTTGCGCACGAAGTTTCCGCACTACGGCTATGGCGACGTCGTCGAAGCGAATCACAGGCTGCTGGTCGAAGGGCTGAAGGTGCGGCATCTGAAGCTCGTGCTCGGCACGTCGATGGGCGGCATGCAGACGTGGATGTGGGGCGAGCGTTATCCGGGCATGGCCGACGCGCTGATGCCGATCGCCAGCCAGCCGATTGCGATGGCGGGCCGCAACTGGCTGTGGCGGCAGATGATCGTCGGCGCGATCCGCAGCGATCCGGGCTGGCAGGACGGCAGCTACACCACGCCGCCGACGCAATGGACGCGCGTGATGCCCGTCTTCACGCTGATTACGGGCAACGCGGCACGCATGCAGGAACAGGCGCCCGACCGTGCGACGGCGACGCGCATGACGGAATCGATCGTCGCGGATGCGGCGAAGACCGATCCCAACGACGTGCTGTACTGGTTCGAGTCGTCGTGGGATTACAACCCCGAGCCGGATCTCGGCGCGATTCGCGGCCGCCTGTTCGCCGTCAATTTCGCCGACGATCTGATCAACGCCACGGATCTGAACGTGATGCAGCGGCTGATCGGCAAGGTGCCGCAGGGGCGCTATGTGGAGATGCCGGAGACGGCGCAATCGTACGGACATCAGACGCTCGCGCACCCCGAGGTGTGGAAGCCTTACCTGATCCAGCTGATGAACGGCGGCTGA
- a CDS encoding LysR family transcriptional regulator yields MLTDEELALLEAIRESGSLSRAAARLGKAPSTVSHAARQLETRFDALLFDRRRYRLQLTPAGQLLAEEAARLMLDVSRMTQRVRQIASGWEDRLWIVTDELMEFETFMPVVHAFDALQSGVKLRLTTEVLSGTWEALRDGRADVIVGATNEPPAIPGLRWFELGVVDWVFAVSPRHALASIKEPLRREQIAKQRGVVVADSSRASGRAYGLLGGQTSLAVPSMRAKILAQRDGLGVGWLPRQRVASLLKRGELVEKETADPREPNVLYVAWRGDQEGRALKWWLDQLREPRFAKRLVQGIDQFA; encoded by the coding sequence ATGTTGACGGATGAAGAGCTTGCGCTGCTCGAAGCGATTCGTGAAAGCGGCAGCTTGTCGCGCGCTGCGGCGCGGCTCGGCAAGGCTCCGTCGACGGTGTCGCACGCGGCGCGCCAGCTCGAAACGCGCTTCGACGCGCTGCTGTTCGACCGCCGCCGCTACCGGCTGCAACTAACGCCCGCCGGCCAGCTGCTCGCCGAAGAGGCCGCGCGCCTGATGCTGGACGTGTCGCGCATGACGCAACGCGTGCGGCAGATCGCCAGCGGCTGGGAAGACAGGCTGTGGATCGTCACCGACGAACTCATGGAGTTCGAGACCTTCATGCCCGTCGTCCATGCGTTCGATGCGCTGCAATCGGGCGTCAAGCTGCGTCTGACGACGGAAGTGCTCAGCGGCACGTGGGAAGCGCTGCGCGACGGCCGCGCCGACGTGATCGTCGGCGCGACCAATGAGCCGCCCGCCATTCCGGGCTTGCGCTGGTTCGAGCTGGGCGTGGTCGACTGGGTGTTCGCCGTGTCGCCGCGGCATGCGCTCGCGAGCATCAAGGAGCCGCTCAGACGCGAGCAGATCGCGAAGCAGCGCGGCGTCGTCGTCGCGGATTCGTCGCGCGCGAGCGGCCGCGCGTATGGCCTGCTCGGCGGGCAGACTTCGCTCGCGGTGCCCAGCATGCGTGCGAAAATCCTTGCGCAGCGCGATGGGCTCGGCGTCGGCTGGTTGCCGCGCCAACGCGTCGCGTCGCTGCTCAAGCGCGGCGAACTCGTCGAGAAGGAAACCGCCGATCCGCGCGAACCGAATGTGCTGTACGTCGCGTGGCGCGGCGATCAGGAAGGCAGGGCGCTGAAATGGTGGCTCGACCAGCTGCGCGAACCGCGCTTTGCGAAACGTCTGGTGCAGGGAATCGATCAGTTCGCGTGA
- a CDS encoding thioredoxin family protein → MTNANQYSKVAPSRADVDAMAGVTVVEFGTDWCGYCQGAQPVIGKALGQHPGTRHLKIEDGPGRPLGRSFKVKLWPTLVFVRDGVEVARVVRPTDAAQIEEAFASVA, encoded by the coding sequence ATGACTAACGCGAATCAATACTCGAAGGTTGCGCCGAGCCGCGCGGATGTTGATGCGATGGCCGGTGTGACTGTCGTCGAATTTGGCACCGACTGGTGCGGGTATTGTCAGGGCGCGCAGCCTGTGATCGGGAAGGCCCTTGGCCAGCATCCGGGGACTCGGCATCTCAAGATCGAGGATGGGCCGGGAAGGCCGCTCGGGCGTTCGTTCAAGGTTAAGCTGTGGCCGACGCTGGTCTTTGTGCGTGATGGCGTTGAAGTGGCGCGGGTGGTGCGGCCTACCGATGCCGCTCAGATCGAGGAAGCTTTTGCCAGCGTGGCGTGA
- a CDS encoding aromatic ring-hydroxylating oxygenase subunit alpha gives MHVVAPLDSNPVDNPPKAAVRDLRRVDIHPDHWYPLAWSREVKRGKTHAVRFAGEPIVLARSESGKVFALEDRCAHRQVPLSGGVVDGEAIRCGYHGWTYDCSGKCIDVPYLGRERLPNGVRAYPCREAEGLIFVFPGDAALAETMPLPPLGSVADKAYKTRRFGREVACHYSFMHENLMDMNHQFLHRKQMGKMRARSLGRRRGDDWVEVDYTFAREAGQQPIGEALVFGQSRKTTRADDKDVMTIRTQYPFQTLRIRTSDGTIVMDLWICYVPLDREQRTNRTFGLLSIKRPKIGALLDVAWPLLVWFTERIFKEDRWIVELEQAAHDAQGADWNHEVFPVINDLRDLLRECGAPAARRVIPIEPSAESVAV, from the coding sequence ATGCACGTAGTCGCTCCGTTGGACAGCAATCCCGTCGATAACCCTCCCAAAGCCGCTGTGCGCGATCTGCGCCGCGTCGATATTCATCCCGATCACTGGTATCCGCTCGCATGGTCGCGCGAAGTGAAGCGCGGTAAAACGCATGCCGTGCGCTTCGCCGGTGAGCCGATCGTGCTCGCGCGCAGTGAATCGGGCAAGGTGTTCGCGCTGGAGGATCGCTGCGCGCACCGGCAGGTGCCGCTGAGCGGCGGTGTGGTCGACGGCGAGGCTATCCGCTGCGGTTATCACGGCTGGACCTACGACTGCTCGGGCAAATGCATCGATGTGCCGTATCTCGGCCGTGAGCGTCTGCCGAATGGCGTGCGCGCGTATCCGTGCCGCGAAGCCGAAGGGCTGATCTTCGTGTTTCCGGGCGACGCCGCGCTTGCCGAGACGATGCCGCTGCCTCCGCTCGGCTCCGTGGCCGACAAGGCGTACAAGACGCGGCGCTTCGGCCGCGAAGTGGCGTGCCACTACTCGTTCATGCACGAAAACCTGATGGACATGAACCATCAGTTCCTGCATCGCAAGCAGATGGGCAAGATGCGCGCGCGTTCGCTCGGCCGGCGGCGCGGCGACGACTGGGTTGAAGTGGACTACACGTTCGCGCGCGAAGCGGGTCAGCAGCCGATCGGCGAAGCGCTCGTGTTCGGGCAGAGCCGCAAGACCACAAGGGCCGACGACAAGGACGTGATGACGATCCGCACGCAGTATCCGTTTCAGACGCTGCGGATTCGCACGTCCGACGGGACGATCGTGATGGACCTGTGGATCTGCTACGTGCCGCTCGACCGCGAACAGCGCACCAATCGCACGTTCGGCCTGCTGTCCATCAAGCGGCCCAAAATCGGCGCGCTGCTCGACGTCGCGTGGCCGCTGCTGGTGTGGTTCACCGAGCGCATCTTCAAGGAAGACCGCTGGATCGTCGAACTCGAGCAGGCAGCGCACGACGCGCAAGGCGCCGACTGGAATCACGAAGTCTTCCCGGTGATCAACGACCTGCGCGATCTGCTGCGCGAATGCGGCGCGCCCGCGGCGCGGCGGGTGATTCCGATCGAGCCTTCTGCCGAGTCCGTTGCCGTCTGA
- a CDS encoding glutathione S-transferase family protein, which produces MGLLVDGQWQDKWYDTASTGGRFVRTDAIFRNWVTPDGEAGPSGNDGFEAEAGRYHLYVSLACPWAHRTLIVRALKGLEDMISVSVVHWLMLGDGWTFADGPGVVPDTLNHAKYLRDVYVAADKHYTGRVTVPILWDKHQRTIVNNESPEIIRMLNSAFDELGAEPGDFYPPPLRAEIDAINARVYDTVNNGVYKSGFATTQSAYEEAVVPLFETLDWLEQKLSTQRFLTGNRLTEADIRLFTTLIRFDAVYFGHFKCNFRRIADYPNLSAYTRDIYQHLGVAGTVNFEHIKRHYYESHRSVNPTGIVPLGPLQDFSAPHDRKRFV; this is translated from the coding sequence ATGGGATTGTTAGTCGACGGTCAATGGCAGGACAAATGGTACGACACGGCATCGACGGGAGGCCGCTTCGTGCGTACGGACGCCATCTTCCGCAACTGGGTCACACCCGACGGCGAAGCCGGCCCGAGCGGCAACGACGGCTTCGAAGCAGAAGCGGGACGTTATCACCTGTATGTGAGCCTTGCGTGTCCGTGGGCGCATCGCACGCTGATCGTGCGCGCGCTGAAGGGCCTGGAAGACATGATCAGCGTGTCCGTCGTGCACTGGCTGATGCTCGGCGACGGCTGGACCTTCGCCGACGGCCCAGGCGTCGTCCCCGACACGCTGAATCACGCGAAGTATCTGCGGGACGTCTACGTCGCGGCGGACAAGCACTACACAGGCCGCGTGACCGTGCCGATCTTGTGGGACAAGCATCAACGGACGATCGTCAACAACGAGTCGCCGGAAATCATCCGCATGCTGAACTCGGCGTTCGACGAACTCGGCGCTGAGCCGGGCGACTTCTACCCGCCGCCGTTGCGCGCCGAGATCGACGCGATCAACGCGCGCGTCTACGACACGGTGAATAACGGCGTCTACAAGTCAGGCTTCGCGACCACGCAGTCGGCGTACGAAGAGGCCGTCGTGCCGCTGTTCGAGACACTCGACTGGCTCGAACAGAAACTGTCGACACAGCGATTCCTGACGGGCAACCGGCTAACGGAAGCGGACATCCGGCTCTTCACGACGCTGATCCGTTTCGACGCCGTGTACTTCGGCCACTTCAAGTGCAACTTCCGGCGCATCGCGGACTATCCGAATCTGTCGGCTTATACACGGGACATCTACCAGCACCTGGGCGTGGCCGGCACGGTGAACTTCGAGCATATCAAGCGGCATTACTACGAGAGCCACCGGTCGGTAAACCCGACGGGCATCGTACCGCTCGGCCCGTTGCAGGATTTCAGCGCGCCACACGATCGCAAGCGCTTCGTGTGA
- a CDS encoding 3-deoxy-7-phosphoheptulonate synthase yields MSRIDNPTRDQEAGIADSTQDITRIDDTRIGAVRPLISPALLLDELPCPPGVQTLVEQSRVEIADILHDRDDRLVVVVGPCSIHDHDQAMEYAHKLKVAADSLRDDLMIVMRVYFEKPRTTVGWKGYINDPRLDGSFRINEGLRRARELLLEISGLGLPTGTEFLDLLSPQYIADLIAWGAIGARTTESQSHRQLASGLSCPIGFKNGTDGGVQIAADAIVAAAASHAFMGMTKMGMAAIFETRGNDDAHVILRGGKKGPNYDAAGVEEACAALRKLGLREQVMVDCSHANSNKSHERQIEVAQDLANQLTDGDKRIVGVMIESHLEAGRQDLKPGVPLARGVSITDACIGWAQTEPVLHTLAQAVRARRQAVAGK; encoded by the coding sequence GTGAGCCGCATCGACAACCCCACACGCGACCAGGAAGCCGGCATCGCCGATTCCACCCAGGACATCACGCGCATCGACGACACGCGTATCGGCGCGGTGCGCCCGCTGATCTCGCCGGCGCTGCTGCTCGACGAACTGCCGTGTCCGCCCGGCGTGCAGACGCTGGTTGAACAGAGCCGCGTCGAAATCGCCGATATCCTGCATGATCGTGACGACCGGCTGGTCGTCGTCGTCGGTCCGTGCTCGATTCACGACCACGATCAGGCGATGGAATACGCGCACAAGCTGAAAGTTGCCGCCGACTCGCTCCGCGATGATCTGATGATCGTTATGCGTGTGTACTTCGAGAAGCCGCGTACGACGGTTGGCTGGAAGGGCTATATCAACGATCCGCGTCTGGACGGTAGCTTCCGGATCAACGAAGGGCTGCGGCGCGCGCGCGAGCTGCTGCTCGAGATCAGCGGGCTTGGTCTGCCGACGGGCACTGAGTTTCTTGATCTGCTGAGCCCGCAGTACATTGCTGATCTGATCGCCTGGGGCGCAATCGGCGCGCGTACGACTGAAAGTCAGAGCCATCGGCAACTGGCGTCGGGGTTGTCGTGTCCGATCGGGTTCAAGAACGGCACCGATGGCGGTGTGCAGATTGCCGCTGATGCGATTGTTGCTGCGGCCGCGAGCCATGCGTTCATGGGCATGACCAAGATGGGCATGGCCGCGATCTTCGAGACGCGTGGCAACGACGACGCGCATGTGATCTTGCGTGGCGGCAAGAAGGGGCCGAATTATGATGCTGCGGGTGTCGAGGAGGCCTGTGCCGCGCTGCGCAAGCTAGGGTTGCGGGAACAGGTGATGGTCGATTGCTCGCATGCTAATTCCAACAAGTCGCATGAGCGGCAGATCGAAGTCGCTCAGGATCTGGCGAATCAGTTGACTGACGGGGATAAGCGGATCGTTGGGGTGATGATCGAGAGCCATCTCGAAGCAGGGCGGCAGGATCTCAAGCCGGGTGTGCCGCTTGCTCGTGGGGTGTCGATTACTGATGCTTGTATCGGGTGGGCTCAGACTGAGCCTGTGCTGCATACGCTTGCGCAAGCTGTTCGCGCGCGGCGGCAGGCTGTTGCTGGGAAGTGA